Below is a window of Vibrio aerogenes DNA.
TTTGCTCAGCAATTTTTCGGGCTTCAGGACTGCCCTGATCAGATTGATGGATAATCAACTCGGCGTGATGATGCACCATATCAAGAATATTGCCGATTTCACCTTTTTTGGATTCAATATAGATCTTGTGTACCTGTTCCTCGGTGAAGTAATACAAGGCAACAACAAACACCAACTGAAATATGAACCATAAAAACAGAAACTGATGACTTTTATGAATTGACATTATCCGCCTGCACATTGACCCGAATTAATTAATTTATAGTATACATTTCAGAAGGATACATAGATTTAAAGAACGGATATGAATAAAGTGTGATTTATCCCACCTTAATATGACAGATCAGTCAATTAACATATACTTAATCAATCTTATAACTGCTAAGCCATTAAAATGGAAGTTTTTTGCTATTTTTTAACAAAATAAATACAACAGCTCAGAATTTACACGCCCTCCTGATAAGGTGCTTTTACACTGCTGACAGTAAAAATTTTCACGACCAATCCGGAGGACCAGTAATCTTCATCCCACCCTGCTTTAAATTTCAGCTGGCGGACAAAATCCTTTGGCTCTGGCAGATGTGACCAGACCTGCGGTAAAAATACGGCCTGCCGGGGACATCCGGATAAGAATTCAGCCATGATCAAACCGGGTCTTTCGTTTTCAGGATAAGACTGCAAATGCTCAAGCAGAGCCTGCTCAGTCTCAACCCTGACAATTTCCGGTGGATTCAGCACAGAGACTTCAATCGTCAAACCCTCAAGCAGATCTTCGGTCAATGGCATGAAGCGGCGATCCTGTAAAGCACTCGCATAAGCTTTTTCATAGACATCCAGCACCAATGGCTCCCTGGGAGCCACAGAACCGATACATCCCTGCAATACACCATTGACTTCGAGCGTCACAAAACAAGCACCGCGACGAATCAGATGATCATCATATTGAGACAGCTCCGGTGGCTGCATGCGACCGCTGTTGAATATGCTGTGAATTGCGTCACGGGCAACGCCTAACAACATTAATAGTTCCTGATGACTAGGCTTCAGAAATGAGGTAGCTGACATACCCGACCACTCTTTGTTTATCTCCGGTTGTATCTGATGAATTCCGCAATGCGATTCGCCTGTATTCACTAATAGCGGCACGATTGTAAATTGCTTTAGTCGACATTGTAGCAATGGGCGCTGAACTTCGAAACTGTGCCGGTATGAATGTTTCACAAAAAACACGGTATAATTTGGGCTGATTACCGTCTTTCACTATCAGTGACAAAACCAATAAGTTATAGTGCGTCAGATTTTAAATCCAGCCACGTATATCTTAAATCGCATGAAGAGGCATGATTCGGTTTGGTTTGGTTTGGTTTGGAAGAGACATTTTCGAAAAACGTATGGGATTCAGTAAACAGCGAAGTCAATGGTATCACACCGGGTGATACAAGCAGTCAGGCGATAGTTTCCGGCCGATAAGGTATCTAAAGGGATCTGACTGCCGTGAAGTGGCTGATCATTCAAAAACCAAGACACCGAAGGCTTTGTAGCCATCAGATTCAACATTTGCCCCGGATAAGGAAACAGCTGAGTCCCCTGCCTCGGTACAAGTATTCTTAACCTGCCCGTTTCCTGTGATTCAGGTTCATTCACCAGTGTATGACCCGTTTTTCTTGACCAGTCCAGCAACGGCTGCGGCCACTGATGCAAAGCAGCTAATTCCTGTTCATGCTTGAGTGTCGCCGGTGTGAAATGGTTGATGGTCAATGCCTGCTGATGTTGTAAACAGTCCTGCGGCCGGACCAGAGAAACATCGATACCACCGGGCCAGCAGATCACCGAAGTCGTCACACTATCCGGACGGCTTAAAGTCCGCTGATCTTCCGGTAATAAATCGAATACATCAAACATCAGTGGCCCGGCCTGATTTGCACCGGTTTGTCCTACAAATGGTGCACCATCCGGACGTCCGACCCAGACGCCCACCGTATAATCAGCGCTGGTACCAATCGCCCATGCATCCCGGTAGCCGTAACTGGTACCGGTTTTCCATGCCACAGGACGGTTGTGAGCGGCTTTGACCCGGTCAGGCGGGGCTATATCCATCAGCATAGAGCGGATAATCCAGCTGGCTGCCGGTGAAAACAGAGGCACAGTCCGGACATCATCATCAGAGGAAAAGCGCGGAAAAATCATATCACCGGTTCTGCCCAGAGCCGAAAACAGGGTCACCAGATCTTTCAGCCGAATCCCTTCTCCTCCCAAAGCCAGCGCGAGGTTCGCTTCTGGTACATGAAGATGAATACCGGCATTTGTCAGCCATTGCAGAAATCTTTCAGGGCCGATATGGCTCAACAACTGAACCGCCGGGACATTACGGGACGTTTGCAATGCATGATCCAAACGAACCGGACCCTGAAAAAGATGATCAAAATTATGTGGACTGTAATCACCGAACTGCCGGGGAACATCGGTCAGCAGACTGGCAGAATGGACCAGTCCCTGGTCAAGCGCCAGACCGTAGATAAATGGTTTCAAAGCAGAGCCGGGAGAACGTAATGCATGCACCATATCAACATAGCCATACCGAAGCGGGTCATTCATATCAGCCGACCCTTTATAGGCGATCACTTTCCCGCTCAGATTATCCATCACCATCACAGCGGCAGAAAGTGGCGTAGACCAACGCGCTGTTCTTTGTCCGATAATCGACTCCAGATCAGACTCAACCGTGTAATCAATAAACGTATGGATATCTGACTGCTCCGGATGTTGCTGTTGTAAACGACGGGCAAGCAGAGGCGCATGTAAAGGTGCCGGATAATAACCCGCCAGCATGGGGGAACGAACCATCCTCTCCAGCTCAGCGCCGGAGAGAGGAAAAATCTTTGCGACCCGTTTCAGTACTTTATTTCTTGCTTTTCTGGCCCGCTGTGGAAAACGATCGGGCCGGTACAAACTGGGACGCTGCGGCACGACAACCAACATCACGGCTTCTGTCAGGGATAATTCACTGGCGTGCTTACCAAAGTAACGCTGACTGGCTGCTTCCACCCCCTCGATATTACCTCCCATCGGAGCGTAGGTCAGATAAAGTGACAAAATTTCTTCTTTGGAATAATGCAGTTCCAGTTGCAACGCCCTGAAAATCTGCATCAGTTTTCCCCGGTAAGTCCGGGGGTGCGGATAAAACTTCCGGGCCACCTGCATCGTCAGTGTTGAACCACCGGAGATCACCCGGCCATAATATATCTGCTGAACCAGCGCACGGACTAAAGAGAACGGATTAAATCCGGGATGGGAGAAAAAATATTTATCTTCATACTCAAGTAAGGCCGCCAAATACAGAGGAGAAACGTGACTGCGTGTCACCGGAATCCGGAACACACCATCCTGACTGGCAAACTGACGCAGCACATCACCTTCTGCAGAGTACACTGAAACCGTCGGACCAGCCTGCCGGTTAATATCCAGCGGGTAAACCAGATTCAGCACAACAAACAGTCCGCACAAACTGCCCACTGTTATCAAACAAATCTGACAAAACCTTTTCATCATCTGATTACAACTGACTCTTGATAGTCAGGTTTTTCAACGATGAAGGCTGATAAATAAACCATTCCGGATGATACATATCTTCCATATACAAAGCCGGTACTATCGCTTTTCCGGGTGTTTCAGCCCGGATGACATAATTAAAACGATAGATCTCATCACTGTTCATATCAAGTGCAGCCATCAAACGATCATGACGATATTCCGTTTTTTCTGCGCGGGAGGACGATTTCAGACCTGCCCGGCGAATCAGATCATCACTATTACTCCGGGCTGGATTTTCCAGAACGAATCCGGTCGGCAAATATTCCACAATCATCGCATTCCTGATTCGCTCTTTGAGATGATAGGTCACAGTCACGATTAACTTTTCACCCATCTTCAGCGCTTCACCCTGATACACCTTCCCGTCACTACGCCGGTATTCCCGCCGGACTGTTTTTGTTTCAATCGATGAATGAAGATTTTCAGGCCCGGCAAGGCCCGTTGTCGTCACCTGTACAAAAAGCGGCGATTTATTCGGATTTTTCACAATATCTCCACTCATCACAGTGAAGTGTCCGCTTCCGCTCGCTTTCAACCCGCGCCGATGTCCTTCATGTTCAACAACCACTTCTACAGGTTTCTGGTTGAGCGTTTTCAGCGCAATTCCTGCCTGCACCAGTGCGATTCTTTCCTGTGTGCTGAGATACGAATCACGGGTCGCCCTGATCATGACTCTTTTGGCCAGCCGGTTACGGAAATCTGTCAGCTCTGTGCTGAACTGAATGACCTTTTCCAGTTCAGACAGTAAGGCAAGTATTTTAGCCTGATCACGCAACTGAGAACCATAATCATAGTCATCGTACCGGTATTCCCGTTTTATCCATTCTGATTGCAGCAGGAATTTTTCACCTTTTTCTTTTGATCCCTGCAACAGCCAGGCTGCGCCCAGATAAGCCGCTGATAAAGGTGATTGAAACTGATGATGTTCAGCGTCATGATGCAACTGCCATAACGTACTGTAATCCAGCTTTTTCATTTTGGCGCTCACCCAGGCAGCATAGTACCGGGTGGCATTCAGGGATGATTTCAACGGATAACGGGCGATATTTGCCTGTGCTTTTTTCAGCATTTGTTCCGGCACCAGCCCCGGATACAACTGCGCAGTCTGGATCAGAAATTCGGTCACATAAACACTGACCCACGGACGTTCACGACCGTGTTTGTCCCACAAGGCAAAACTTCCGTTTCCTTTCTGCATCGTAGCCAGCCGGGTGACTGCTTTTTTTAGCATGTTCCGGTCAGAACGCCCGTCCGAAACGCTCTTCTTCAGTGATTGAAGCGAGTCGTCCTTCAACAACCAGGGAACCGCTTTGCTGGTTGTCTGTTCTGCACACCCGTATGGATAGCCAAACAGGTGATCAGCATATTCAGCAATACCCAACTGGGGCGCATACGAATATGTCATCAGCGCCGGGCCAGGCTGTTGGTATGAAAGCCCCTTCCAGAAAGCTTCTGTAAGCCTGATTTGAGGAAGTCCGGACTGATCGTTTTCCGCTCTGGCTGGCAGCGTTTTCAAAGTCTGCTTACTGATAACAGGACGGGCCTGGCGAACAGGCACCTGCCAGCGTCGCTGTTGGTTAAATATTTTTCCGTCCGCCCCCTGCGCGTGGACGTTCAGATTCAGCGCTGTCATGACTGTGGCCGTTTGAATCGCATCAACATGATAATTGATGGCGACAAAGTCCCGCTGCCCGGGGGAAAGATGAAATGTCTTGCGGGTTGGCTGCTGCGTAGAAAGCGGTGAAGCAAGCGATACTTCAGCCGTGATGTTTTGCATCACATCAGTCTGATTGAACACTTCCAGTAAGGTCTGGCTGGTATCTCCCGGCGTCAAAAAACGCGGCACCGCAAGTTCTGAGATAACAGGCGACGCAATTCTGACATCCGTGACAGCCTGACCATAATGGTTGGGATTAAAAACCATAGCGACCACCTGCGCCTGACCATTATAATCAGGAATATCAACATGAATGACCGCTTTTCCATCCGGATCAAAAGCAACCGGACGAGACATCAGAGTAATCGTCTTCGCTTCAACAGTCTGATCAAGGTGTCCGTTGACACTGAGTTCTGTATCCCCTCCGTATCTGTGAGTCAGAAATGAATCCGGGCGCTGTTGGTATAACCGCGAATACAAATCAATCACATCAGCATGATACCGGCGCTGACCAAAAAACCACTCATGAATATCCGGCACCTGATAGCGGGACAAGTTAATAATGCCTTTATCCACGAGCGACAACGTCACCCATGTCGGTTGCTTCACCGGCTGCTTCAGCCTGACGGTAATATCTGTACCTTCAGAGGGCAGCAATACCGGCAAAGGTTCTATCTCTACATTCAGGCGCCGCGATTCTCTGTCCAGTTTAACAGGCTCAACAGCAAATAACCGGCGGGGACTGCCATGCCCCGGGCTGATTAATGTCGCTGAAATATACAAATCATGACGGGTCAGCTGACTCAGCGGGACATGAAACTGGTGCTCCCCTTTCTGAATCTGCTGTTCCTGATGCCATTCAACGTGATCAGACTCTAAAGCAAGATGAAGTTTCCCGGCGACATCCGTTTTGATTGTGACCTGAACTTCGTCTCCGTCATGATACGCTTTTTTATCCAGAGTCATCGTCAGCTGATCCGGTTTAACCGGTTTTAACTGACCATCGTTGTCGTCCCAGCCGGCACGAAATTCATAGCGGGTGACCTGGTTTTCTCCGTGCTTCAAAATTAAACGATACCGTCCCCACTCAACATCAACGGCCAGTGGACTGGTGTTGCCCTTCTGAACCTGAATAAAGTCTGACTGAACCGGTTGCCAGTCATTATCATGTTTCAGCTGCCATCCATCCGCTTCTGTATATGTCCAGTAATAACCACCACGGTTTCTTTCCAGTAAATATTGGATACGCCCTGCCTGCAGCTGTTTTCCATGACCACCAATCAGACCAACATCAAACTGAGCCTGACTGAATGCATTTATCTCATCGGTTTTCGCACGGATGCCCGGCAAAGACTTTCCGGTCCATAACATGACAGGTTTATTTCTCTGGATGCTGGCACCACCTGTTTCCAGCAATTCAAAATTAAATTTAGCCAAAACCGGAGCTTGTAACAGAGCCTGCCGGATCAGCGGCAACTGAAACTGAGAATGACCGTTCTCATCCAGTTTAAATGACTTCAGCTCCGGCAAATCTTTCCAGCTGCTAATTCTGAATGGTTGACCGACATAAAAATCTTGATATGCGCCGTCAAAATGATGCTGAACCTGATAATAAGCCGAAAGATTGACCTGATGACCGGCTGCCGGCGCGCCGAATAAATATTTACCATCAACGGATACAGGTAATGATTCGGTCTTATTTTGCAGCCCACCAGCCAGATCGACGGTCATATCCATCCGTTCCGGGACAAACTCACTGACATTAAATGAAAACTGATTTATCGCCCGTTCAGCGTTTTTGTTTGACTTAATGTAAACGGTCCACTGTCCTAATGGTGCACTGGTCGGAATACGGAACCGGTTCTGATAGAAACCATCCGTCTGGTTGATTGGGTCTAACCAGCGGGAACCGGCAACGTTGCCATCTGGCTGCCGGTATTCAACATAGAGCCGTTGTTTTTTCAGCAACTGACCATCCTGATCCCGCAACACAATATTCAGGGGCAGTTCTTCTCCGGGTTTAAACAATGTCCGGTTTGAGTAGACAAACGCTTCCGTCTGCTGCCAGTCCCGCCCGGTCACCTGAAAGTCAGACAAATCAAGCGGTACTTCTTTCAGTGGCAGCACACTCATCCGGGCTCCCTGCCGGACAACCAAAATATCGTCTTTACGAACCTGATAATCAAAAGTGTGCTGTGAAGCATTCATCACTCCCAGCTCAATACTTTTATCATCACGTAAAATACTGACCTGTGCACCGGTCATCACAGTGTTACCAGAAAGCGAATTCAACAGCACACTTAAGCGATTGCGGAATACTTTTGCCTGAATACCTGTATCCGTCAGTAATACATGCGCAACAACCTGATTGCTCTGGTAAACATCACCGGTAATTTTAATCAGCAGAATATACCAGCCATCCGTCAGCGTTTCCGGCAACTGAATTGCTGTCCGGACTTCCTGGTTCATGTCTGCTTCCGGCACATCAAAACTGAGTGTCGTGACAGCCTGATAATTTTTTTGCTGACGTCCCAGCGCCCAGCTGTCTGTCCCTGAGCTGTAGTAGATTTGACTCAGCAGACGTGCGGGCTTTTGTACTCTTAAAACTTCGACCGTTAACTGGCTGGCATTGATGACAGAAACCGGTACGGTCCGGCTGCCTCCCGAAGGAACCACAGGCCCCCGTCCAATCAGATGAACCTGAGGCTGACGTTCATAAACGGTCACATCTTTTTCCCGGTCAATGTCATCAGCAGATTTAATTTCCGGTAATAAACGAATCCGGTATCGCTGATTCACCTTCACCTGATCATAAATCACAGCCGTATGCGATTCATTGAAAAACCAGCGGCCATCCTGCCGGACCTCGTGAAGGTCATCATGATCTCCCTGAAGAGAAAAAATCCGGGCAATTTTTGTTGTCTGTATCTGCCGGTCAAACTGAATCATTAAGGCAGATTTTCCCTGATAATTGTAAGGACCAATAAATGTCACTTTTGGTGGCTCTGTCCGGGCTGAAGCAAGACATGATAAAAAAAGGATAAGCCAGGTAAAACAGGCGCAAATACGCTTTCCCATAAATAACCTCAGTACAGGGAGAAGAAAATTGAAGTGAATCACTACCGGTTTTTACGGCAGCAAAAGTCATATGCGCCGCAATAATAACATTGTCAAATCATAAGAAAACCAATAATTTTAAATGGTGTTTTTATCAGCAATCTGAAAGTACCCCATCCGGCTCATCACACAATTTCTGCCTTTATTTTTCGCTTCATACAGATAGTAATCGGCTTGCTCTAAAATGCTTTGCAACGTTTTCTCCGGCTCCATTTCTGCGACCCCGAGACTCACCGTCAGCCGGCCCACATCAGAAAAGTCATGGGATGCAATCGTCGCTCTGATTTTTTCGGCAAGTATCAGTGCATCTTCTAAAGTCGTTTCCGGACAGACAATCATGAACTCTTCCCCGCCCCAGCGGCCCACCTCATCTATCATCCGGGTCGACTGATTCAGAAGAATCGCCAATTGATAAAGTACTTTGTCACCCATAAAATGTCCGAAGTTATCATTGACCTGTTTGAAAAAATCAATATCAATCATGATCACAGAACAGACAGTTCCGTATCGTTTCGTTCGTTCAAACTCATGACTTAAGCATTTATTGAGTTTTGACCGGTTGTAAATTTCTGTCAGAGAATCGATTTCCAGCATGACTTCAAGCTGTTTTTTATCTGTTTTATCAGTTGAGATAGACATATATCCCATCAATTCACGGTGATTGCCGTAAATCGGAATAACCGTGCTGAACAGCCAGAATTCTTTTCCGCGTTTAGAAATATAGTGCACTTCCCCCTGCCATGGTAAGCCCGCGTCTAAAATACTTTTGATATGCGCTATACTGGAATCTGCCTGATTAAAATTCAGTATCGTTGATGGTTTTCCGATCAACTCAGATTCACTAAACTGGCTGAGTAAACAAAACGCCTGGTTACAGCGGGTAATCACACCATGCCTGTCTGTTTCAAAAACCGGCACATACTGATCCAATAACCGCATATACTTATTTTTCTCTTTTGAAACCGTCTTTAACTTTTCAACCGTGCGAGACGGACCAATCGCAATAATGATTCCAAAACAAAACGAGAAAATTATCACAATCACAAAGATTTCAACCACGACAGCGTTGTACCAGTCAGATTTTTCCTGAAGAAATGACGAGCTTGCCCGGCAAAAAAGCAGCAGTCCCTGTCCATTGTACAAAGCACCCAATGGCATGAAAGAAAAACCTTTCTGCTTTAGCTGTTGTTCTGAACGAATATCACTGACCTCAAATGTACTCTGAAAAAATTGAGTTTCTCCCTGAGTCACCGAGTCCATTTGATCTGAAGAAAATAAAATTTTCCCTTTTTGGTCCGTTATATAGATATCAAGGCGATCATCTGAAGTTAAAAAATTCAGCAGGTTATCAATGTTGAAATAAACCACGACACTCCCCGCATATTGATGATTGGTATACAAGGGGTAACTGGCATACAGCAAATGAAAAAAAGCACTATCGCTGAAAAGATGTTGACTGGCGATGATTTCTGAAAACCAGATTTGATGGCTGACTTTAGAAGACAGTTTGGGAATAAATTGAAGTGACACACCTTTGCGGGTTATATCGTCCTGAACCTGAAGGCGCGGATCCTGACGGTAGACCGATAGTAATACCTCATTATTTCTATCAAGTAACTCAGCCCGGTAAAAAGACGGGTCAATACCGATAATATTCTTTATCAAACGATTGACCGGTACTAACTCAGCTTTTTCAGGATCCGATAAATAGTTATTAATT
It encodes the following:
- the amrA gene encoding AmmeMemoRadiSam system protein A; amino-acid sequence: MSATSFLKPSHQELLMLLGVARDAIHSIFNSGRMQPPELSQYDDHLIRRGACFVTLEVNGVLQGCIGSVAPREPLVLDVYEKAYASALQDRRFMPLTEDLLEGLTIEVSVLNPPEIVRVETEQALLEHLQSYPENERPGLIMAEFLSGCPRQAVFLPQVWSHLPEPKDFVRQLKFKAGWDEDYWSSGLVVKIFTVSSVKAPYQEGV
- the pbpC gene encoding penicillin-binding protein 1C; translation: MMKRFCQICLITVGSLCGLFVVLNLVYPLDINRQAGPTVSVYSAEGDVLRQFASQDGVFRIPVTRSHVSPLYLAALLEYEDKYFFSHPGFNPFSLVRALVQQIYYGRVISGGSTLTMQVARKFYPHPRTYRGKLMQIFRALQLELHYSKEEILSLYLTYAPMGGNIEGVEAASQRYFGKHASELSLTEAVMLVVVPQRPSLYRPDRFPQRARKARNKVLKRVAKIFPLSGAELERMVRSPMLAGYYPAPLHAPLLARRLQQQHPEQSDIHTFIDYTVESDLESIIGQRTARWSTPLSAAVMVMDNLSGKVIAYKGSADMNDPLRYGYVDMVHALRSPGSALKPFIYGLALDQGLVHSASLLTDVPRQFGDYSPHNFDHLFQGPVRLDHALQTSRNVPAVQLLSHIGPERFLQWLTNAGIHLHVPEANLALALGGEGIRLKDLVTLFSALGRTGDMIFPRFSSDDDVRTVPLFSPAASWIIRSMLMDIAPPDRVKAAHNRPVAWKTGTSYGYRDAWAIGTSADYTVGVWVGRPDGAPFVGQTGANQAGPLMFDVFDLLPEDQRTLSRPDSVTTSVICWPGGIDVSLVRPQDCLQHQQALTINHFTPATLKHEQELAALHQWPQPLLDWSRKTGHTLVNEPESQETGRLRILVPRQGTQLFPYPGQMLNLMATKPSVSWFLNDQPLHGSQIPLDTLSAGNYRLTACITRCDTIDFAVY
- a CDS encoding alpha-2-macroglobulin family protein, which translates into the protein MGKRICACFTWLILFLSCLASARTEPPKVTFIGPYNYQGKSALMIQFDRQIQTTKIARIFSLQGDHDDLHEVRQDGRWFFNESHTAVIYDQVKVNQRYRIRLLPEIKSADDIDREKDVTVYERQPQVHLIGRGPVVPSGGSRTVPVSVINASQLTVEVLRVQKPARLLSQIYYSSGTDSWALGRQQKNYQAVTTLSFDVPEADMNQEVRTAIQLPETLTDGWYILLIKITGDVYQSNQVVAHVLLTDTGIQAKVFRNRLSVLLNSLSGNTVMTGAQVSILRDDKSIELGVMNASQHTFDYQVRKDDILVVRQGARMSVLPLKEVPLDLSDFQVTGRDWQQTEAFVYSNRTLFKPGEELPLNIVLRDQDGQLLKKQRLYVEYRQPDGNVAGSRWLDPINQTDGFYQNRFRIPTSAPLGQWTVYIKSNKNAERAINQFSFNVSEFVPERMDMTVDLAGGLQNKTESLPVSVDGKYLFGAPAAGHQVNLSAYYQVQHHFDGAYQDFYVGQPFRISSWKDLPELKSFKLDENGHSQFQLPLIRQALLQAPVLAKFNFELLETGGASIQRNKPVMLWTGKSLPGIRAKTDEINAFSQAQFDVGLIGGHGKQLQAGRIQYLLERNRGGYYWTYTEADGWQLKHDNDWQPVQSDFIQVQKGNTSPLAVDVEWGRYRLILKHGENQVTRYEFRAGWDDNDGQLKPVKPDQLTMTLDKKAYHDGDEVQVTIKTDVAGKLHLALESDHVEWHQEQQIQKGEHQFHVPLSQLTRHDLYISATLISPGHGSPRRLFAVEPVKLDRESRRLNVEIEPLPVLLPSEGTDITVRLKQPVKQPTWVTLSLVDKGIINLSRYQVPDIHEWFFGQRRYHADVIDLYSRLYQQRPDSFLTHRYGGDTELSVNGHLDQTVEAKTITLMSRPVAFDPDGKAVIHVDIPDYNGQAQVVAMVFNPNHYGQAVTDVRIASPVISELAVPRFLTPGDTSQTLLEVFNQTDVMQNITAEVSLASPLSTQQPTRKTFHLSPGQRDFVAINYHVDAIQTATVMTALNLNVHAQGADGKIFNQQRRWQVPVRQARPVISKQTLKTLPARAENDQSGLPQIRLTEAFWKGLSYQQPGPALMTYSYAPQLGIAEYADHLFGYPYGCAEQTTSKAVPWLLKDDSLQSLKKSVSDGRSDRNMLKKAVTRLATMQKGNGSFALWDKHGRERPWVSVYVTEFLIQTAQLYPGLVPEQMLKKAQANIARYPLKSSLNATRYYAAWVSAKMKKLDYSTLWQLHHDAEHHQFQSPLSAAYLGAAWLLQGSKEKGEKFLLQSEWIKREYRYDDYDYGSQLRDQAKILALLSELEKVIQFSTELTDFRNRLAKRVMIRATRDSYLSTQERIALVQAGIALKTLNQKPVEVVVEHEGHRRGLKASGSGHFTVMSGDIVKNPNKSPLFVQVTTTGLAGPENLHSSIETKTVRREYRRSDGKVYQGEALKMGEKLIVTVTYHLKERIRNAMIVEYLPTGFVLENPARSNSDDLIRRAGLKSSSRAEKTEYRHDRLMAALDMNSDEIYRFNYVIRAETPGKAIVPALYMEDMYHPEWFIYQPSSLKNLTIKSQL
- a CDS encoding sensor domain-containing diguanylate cyclase; protein product: MIRKSVYRRFILYFIMFGMCIITLFLFLISQSEKPILENSIRDAVAFQQKHIFSVLQKFSFSATHVVDTLVNSREINNYLSDPEKAELVPVNRLIKNIIGIDPSFYRAELLDRNNEVLLSVYRQDPRLQVQDDITRKGVSLQFIPKLSSKVSHQIWFSEIIASQHLFSDSAFFHLLYASYPLYTNHQYAGSVVVYFNIDNLLNFLTSDDRLDIYITDQKGKILFSSDQMDSVTQGETQFFQSTFEVSDIRSEQQLKQKGFSFMPLGALYNGQGLLLFCRASSSFLQEKSDWYNAVVVEIFVIVIIFSFCFGIIIAIGPSRTVEKLKTVSKEKNKYMRLLDQYVPVFETDRHGVITRCNQAFCLLSQFSESELIGKPSTILNFNQADSSIAHIKSILDAGLPWQGEVHYISKRGKEFWLFSTVIPIYGNHRELMGYMSISTDKTDKKQLEVMLEIDSLTEIYNRSKLNKCLSHEFERTKRYGTVCSVIMIDIDFFKQVNDNFGHFMGDKVLYQLAILLNQSTRMIDEVGRWGGEEFMIVCPETTLEDALILAEKIRATIASHDFSDVGRLTVSLGVAEMEPEKTLQSILEQADYYLYEAKNKGRNCVMSRMGYFQIADKNTI